A genomic stretch from Bradyrhizobium sp. 195 includes:
- the ykgO gene encoding type B 50S ribosomal protein L36: MKVRNSLKSLRGRHRANRLVRRKGRVYVINKVQRRFKARQG, translated from the coding sequence ATGAAGGTCCGTAACTCGCTGAAATCGCTGCGCGGTCGCCATCGCGCCAACCGCCTGGTCCGCCGCAAGGGCCGGGTCTATGTGATCAACAAGGTGCAGCGCCGCTTCAAGGCTCGCCAAGGCTGA
- a CDS encoding FAD-binding protein: MDTLKVRDAKDVEEVVRAAIANEQPLEIIGHGSKRGIGHAMATNAVLDLSALNSVTSYEPNELIVTLQAGAPLHDVLSLIDAKNQQFAFEPVNTAPLLGTPALGTIGGMIAAGLAGPRRIRAGGARDHLLGAHAVSGFGDSFKTGGKVVKNVTGYDLCKLLAGSWGTLSVMTEVTLKVMPKPEAERTLLLRGLDDAAANKAMTAALGSPFDVSGAAHLPKSAFRAKTEGFGDLEAEGEALTVLRLEGITASAAHRAGSLRELLAPFGNATLVEDVASAALWATIRDVLPFAASGALGAWPVWRIVCPPASGGTLGEQLARETGGDVIYDWGGGLIWAALPPKSDAHAPAVRARANAVGGHATLIRAAEDVRRDVDVFHPQAPGIAALSERVRASFDPKTILNRGRLRRGAGA, translated from the coding sequence GTGGATACGCTCAAAGTCAGAGACGCCAAAGACGTCGAAGAGGTGGTGCGCGCGGCGATTGCCAATGAGCAGCCGCTCGAGATCATCGGTCATGGCTCCAAGCGCGGCATCGGCCATGCCATGGCGACCAATGCCGTGCTCGACCTCTCCGCGCTCAATTCCGTCACCTCCTACGAGCCGAACGAGCTGATCGTCACGCTGCAGGCCGGTGCGCCGCTGCACGACGTGCTGTCGCTGATCGATGCCAAGAACCAGCAATTCGCCTTCGAGCCTGTCAACACCGCGCCGCTGCTCGGCACGCCCGCGCTTGGCACCATCGGCGGCATGATCGCGGCCGGGCTCGCCGGCCCGCGGCGCATCAGGGCGGGCGGGGCGCGCGATCACCTGCTCGGGGCGCATGCGGTCTCCGGTTTCGGCGACAGCTTCAAGACCGGCGGCAAGGTGGTGAAGAATGTCACCGGCTACGACCTCTGCAAGCTTCTCGCGGGGTCCTGGGGCACGCTGTCTGTCATGACCGAGGTCACGCTGAAGGTGATGCCCAAGCCTGAGGCCGAGCGGACGCTGCTGCTGCGCGGGTTAGATGATGCCGCCGCCAACAAGGCCATGACCGCGGCGCTCGGCTCGCCCTTCGACGTCTCCGGTGCGGCGCATCTGCCGAAATCGGCGTTCCGGGCCAAGACCGAGGGGTTTGGCGATCTCGAAGCGGAGGGCGAGGCGCTGACCGTGCTGCGGCTCGAGGGCATTACCGCTTCCGCCGCCCACCGCGCCGGATCGCTGCGCGAATTGCTGGCGCCGTTCGGAAACGCGACGCTGGTCGAGGACGTGGCCTCTGCGGCGCTGTGGGCGACGATACGTGACGTGCTGCCGTTCGCGGCCAGCGGCGCGCTCGGCGCCTGGCCGGTCTGGCGCATCGTCTGCCCGCCGGCCTCGGGCGGCACGCTCGGCGAGCAATTGGCACGCGAGACGGGGGGCGATGTGATCTACGATTGGGGCGGCGGCCTGATCTGGGCGGCGCTACCGCCGAAGTCTGACGCGCATGCCCCGGCCGTGCGCGCGCGTGCGAACGCGGTCGGAGGGCACGCCACGCTGATCCGGGCGGCCGAGGATGTCAGGCGGGATGTCGACGTATTTCATCCGCAGGCGCCAGGTATTGCAGCACTGAGCGAGCGGGTGCGCGCCAGTTTCGATCCAAAGACCATTCTCAACCGCGGACGTTTGAGGCGGGGCGCTGGGGCATGA
- a CDS encoding alpha/beta fold hydrolase, whose product MIVMSVVTALVLLALVTQAGIVAVQRAFPQQGRMVEVDGATLHVVDIGPRDAGVPIVMLHGASSNLEAMRRPLGDLLAKDHRVILVDRPGHGWSTRARRQDSTPQIQAQMIDDALHKLGIERAVFVVHSWSGALGARIALDHPGRVAGLVMLAPVTHPWRGGVGRYNEIIATPVIGPLLAYTVTLPLGYFVAEAGARSVFLPQTMPDGFVQDSATPLLLRPREFIANAYDLVTLKEAVAAQVARYGEIKAPVTVIAGEPDKTVRTSIHARPFAAMVPNAKLIVLPDLGHMVQNAVPDLVKTEIETMIGRIVPAQAAAD is encoded by the coding sequence ATGATCGTGATGTCAGTCGTGACGGCGCTGGTTCTGCTGGCGCTGGTCACGCAGGCCGGAATCGTCGCCGTGCAGCGCGCCTTTCCGCAGCAAGGCAGGATGGTCGAAGTCGACGGCGCGACGCTTCACGTCGTCGACATCGGCCCGCGCGACGCAGGGGTGCCGATCGTGATGCTGCACGGCGCGAGCTCCAATCTCGAAGCGATGCGGCGCCCGCTCGGCGACCTCCTCGCCAAAGACCATCGCGTCATCCTGGTCGACCGTCCCGGCCATGGCTGGAGCACGCGGGCGCGGCGCCAGGATTCAACGCCGCAGATCCAGGCGCAGATGATCGATGATGCGCTTCATAAGCTCGGGATCGAGCGTGCCGTCTTCGTCGTGCATTCCTGGAGCGGCGCGCTCGGCGCCCGGATTGCGCTCGATCATCCCGGCCGCGTCGCGGGCCTCGTTATGCTCGCGCCCGTCACCCATCCCTGGCGTGGCGGCGTCGGCCGTTACAACGAGATCATTGCAACGCCGGTGATCGGCCCGCTGCTCGCCTACACCGTCACGCTGCCGCTCGGTTACTTCGTTGCCGAAGCCGGCGCGCGCAGCGTGTTCCTGCCGCAGACGATGCCTGACGGTTTCGTGCAGGATTCCGCGACGCCGCTGTTGTTGCGTCCGCGCGAGTTCATCGCCAATGCCTATGATCTGGTGACGCTGAAGGAAGCGGTGGCGGCGCAGGTCGCGCGCTACGGCGAGATCAAAGCCCCGGTCACGGTCATCGCCGGCGAGCCCGACAAGACGGTCAGGACCAGCATCCACGCCCGCCCGTTCGCGGCCATGGTGCCGAATGCAAAGCTGATCGTGCTGCCCGATCTCGGCCACATGGTGCAGAACGCCGTGCCGGATCTGGTGAAGACGGAGATCGAGACGATGATCGGGAGAATCGTCCCGGCACAAGCGGCCGCCGATTAG
- a CDS encoding winged helix-turn-helix transcriptional regulator, whose product MPGFTCGLDATLRVIAGKWKPLILYFLAQDGPTRYGELRRAVRDVSDKMLIQQLKELEADGLVKRTDYKEVPPRVDYSLTPLGHSLAQALVPLCAWGTEHMTEVSRVFAERATWTRRERSPTV is encoded by the coding sequence TTGCCCGGCTTCACATGCGGCCTGGATGCGACCTTGCGGGTCATCGCCGGCAAGTGGAAGCCGCTGATCCTGTACTTCCTCGCCCAGGACGGCCCGACCCGCTACGGCGAACTCCGGCGCGCCGTGCGCGACGTCAGCGACAAGATGCTGATCCAGCAGCTCAAGGAATTGGAGGCCGACGGCCTCGTGAAGCGGACCGACTACAAGGAGGTGCCGCCGCGAGTGGACTACAGCCTCACTCCCTTAGGCCACAGCCTTGCCCAAGCGCTCGTGCCGCTCTGCGCGTGGGGCACGGAGCACATGACGGAAGTCAGCCGCGTGTTCGCCGAACGGGCGACCTGGACGCGGCGAGAGCGTTCGCCAACCGTTTAG
- the cycA gene encoding cytochrome c-550 CycA: MTKLTFGALTILTVIATAPAVMAQDVAAGKTSFNKCLACHAIGEGAKNKVGPELNGLNGRKSGTAEGYNYSDANKNSGITWDEATFKEYIKDPKAKIPGTKMAFAGVKNETEINNLWSFVAQFDKDGKIKQ, from the coding sequence ATGACAAAATTGACTTTTGGCGCACTGACGATCCTCACCGTGATTGCCACCGCACCCGCCGTGATGGCGCAGGATGTCGCGGCCGGCAAGACATCGTTCAACAAATGCCTGGCCTGCCACGCGATCGGCGAAGGCGCCAAGAACAAGGTCGGTCCCGAGCTCAACGGTCTCAACGGTCGCAAGTCGGGCACCGCCGAGGGCTACAATTATTCGGACGCGAACAAGAATTCCGGCATCACCTGGGACGAGGCCACGTTCAAGGAATACATCAAGGATCCCAAGGCCAAGATTCCCGGCACCAAGATGGCGTTCGCCGGCGTCAAGAACGAGACCGAGATCAACAATCTCTGGTCCTTCGTCGCCCAGTTCGACAAGGACGGGAAGATCAAGCAGTAA
- a CDS encoding haloacid dehalogenase type II has product MSIKAVVFDAYGTLYDIQSVAEVTEDAFPGYGEIITQVWRIKQLEYSWMRSLMRRYQDFAAVTRDSLSYTLRVLGLAYESEAFELVIEKYLHLDPYPDAAAALAALKPRKLAILSNGSPDMLNALVRNSGFDHLLDATISVDAKKIFKPSPEAYELIGEVLGTAPNEVLFVSSNPWDVAGAKSFGLNVAWIERVTPEAMALACVENELVAPLTMFRAIRTQMDELGFAPDHRVRSLSELPGIIKR; this is encoded by the coding sequence ATGAGCATCAAAGCGGTCGTCTTCGACGCCTATGGAACGCTCTACGACATCCAGTCGGTCGCAGAGGTCACCGAGGATGCGTTTCCGGGCTATGGCGAGATCATCACGCAGGTCTGGCGCATCAAGCAGCTCGAATACAGCTGGATGCGCTCGCTGATGAGGCGCTACCAGGATTTTGCCGCGGTCACGCGCGACTCCCTCTCCTATACGCTGCGGGTGCTCGGGCTCGCCTATGAGAGCGAGGCGTTCGAGCTCGTGATCGAGAAATATCTGCACCTCGACCCCTATCCCGATGCGGCCGCCGCGCTTGCGGCCCTGAAGCCGCGCAAGCTCGCGATCCTCTCCAATGGCAGCCCGGACATGCTGAACGCGCTCGTGCGCAACTCCGGCTTCGACCACCTGCTCGATGCCACCATCAGCGTCGATGCCAAGAAGATCTTCAAGCCGAGCCCAGAGGCCTATGAGCTGATCGGCGAGGTGCTGGGTACGGCGCCGAACGAGGTCCTGTTCGTGTCCTCCAATCCCTGGGACGTGGCGGGCGCGAAGTCGTTCGGGCTCAACGTCGCCTGGATCGAGCGGGTGACGCCGGAAGCGATGGCGCTGGCTTGCGTCGAGAACGAACTCGTGGCACCGCTCACCATGTTCAGGGCGATCCGCACCCAGATGGACGAGCTCGGCTTTGCGCCGGACCACCGCGTCCGTTCGCTCTCCGAGTTGCCAGGGATCATCAAGAGATGA
- a CDS encoding ABC transporter substrate-binding protein: MGLIGGAAATWPLGARAQQPAKWVYRVGYLASASREQTLRNVRAFEVGLRSLGYRVGENVVIEYRFADGDIGRLAALAAEVVGLGVDVIVSGTNATTVAAMKATRTIPIVMANSAEPVSAGLVASLARPGGNITGFSSEPGDEINGKRLEFLKDTLPNLSRVGILWNPDFAPNQDRLASLREAAKALGLTLVPAEARGSDILEQAFATMVSERAQVLVVLSDGVLFNHRGLIGVMAVRHGLPAISAVREYAEAGFLLSYGTDLPDQFRRSATLIDKILKGTKPGDLPVERPTKYELVINLQTAKTLGINMPPALLTRADVVIE, from the coding sequence ATGGGGCTGATCGGCGGCGCGGCAGCAACCTGGCCGCTCGGCGCGCGTGCGCAGCAACCAGCAAAATGGGTCTACAGGGTAGGTTATCTCGCGAGCGCGTCGCGGGAGCAAACACTCCGTAATGTTAGAGCCTTCGAAGTCGGCCTGCGGAGCCTTGGCTATCGCGTCGGCGAGAATGTCGTCATCGAGTACCGCTTTGCCGACGGAGACATAGGGCGGCTGGCGGCGCTTGCCGCAGAGGTGGTGGGGCTCGGCGTGGACGTTATCGTTTCCGGAACCAATGCGACCACGGTTGCGGCCATGAAGGCGACCCGGACGATCCCGATCGTGATGGCCAACAGTGCCGAGCCGGTCAGTGCGGGACTCGTCGCCAGTCTGGCGCGCCCGGGTGGCAATATCACTGGGTTTAGCTCTGAGCCCGGCGATGAGATCAACGGCAAGCGGCTCGAATTTCTGAAGGACACTCTGCCGAACCTCTCGCGTGTGGGTATTCTATGGAATCCGGACTTTGCGCCCAATCAGGACCGGCTGGCGTCGCTGCGGGAAGCTGCCAAAGCGCTGGGGTTGACGCTTGTTCCGGCCGAGGCGCGCGGCTCGGACATACTTGAACAAGCGTTCGCGACAATGGTGAGTGAACGCGCGCAGGTGCTCGTCGTGCTGAGCGATGGAGTGCTGTTCAACCATCGCGGCCTGATTGGCGTCATGGCCGTCAGACATGGGCTGCCTGCAATCTCTGCGGTGAGAGAATACGCAGAAGCGGGCTTCCTCTTGAGCTACGGAACTGACTTGCCAGATCAGTTTCGCCGGTCTGCGACCCTCATCGACAAGATTCTCAAGGGTACGAAACCTGGCGATCTGCCGGTCGAACGGCCGACCAAGTACGAACTTGTAATAAACCTCCAGACTGCCAAAACACTCGGCATCAATATGCCACCGGCCCTGCTGACGCGGGCCGATGTGGTGATCGAGTAG
- a CDS encoding amidohydrolase family protein, translated as MPKLKLPNIDDVVAIDIHTHAEEPCGCHADDGYDDFQAQMAEYFKSPNKHPPTVPETAAYYRSKNIAAVIFPVDAERETGFRRYNNYEMIEAASDHLDVLIPFVSIDPHKGKLGAREARKLIEEYGVRGFKFHPTMQGFYANDRMAYPLYEEINNGGAVALFHTGQTGVGSGMPGGMGMRLKYSNPMYMDDVAADFPDLKIILAHPSFPWQEEALSVATHKPNVYIDLSGWSPKYFPPILVRYINSILQDKMLFGSDWPVITPDRWLSDFAKIDIRDEIRPKVLKANARKLLGI; from the coding sequence ATGCCGAAGCTGAAGCTGCCCAATATCGACGATGTCGTCGCCATCGACATCCACACCCATGCCGAGGAGCCCTGCGGCTGCCATGCCGACGACGGCTATGACGACTTCCAGGCGCAGATGGCGGAATACTTCAAGTCGCCGAACAAGCATCCGCCGACCGTGCCGGAGACTGCGGCCTATTACCGCTCCAAGAACATCGCCGCGGTGATCTTCCCGGTCGATGCCGAGCGCGAGACCGGCTTCCGCCGCTACAACAATTACGAGATGATCGAGGCCGCCTCCGACCATCTCGACGTCCTCATCCCCTTCGTCTCGATCGACCCGCACAAGGGCAAGCTGGGCGCACGCGAGGCGCGCAAGCTGATCGAGGAATACGGCGTGCGCGGCTTCAAATTCCACCCGACCATGCAGGGCTTCTACGCCAACGACCGCATGGCCTATCCGCTCTATGAAGAGATCAACAATGGCGGCGCGGTCGCGCTATTCCATACCGGACAGACCGGCGTCGGCTCGGGCATGCCGGGCGGCATGGGGATGCGGCTGAAATATTCCAACCCGATGTACATGGACGATGTTGCGGCGGATTTCCCCGACCTCAAGATCATCCTCGCGCACCCTTCCTTCCCCTGGCAGGAGGAGGCGCTGTCGGTCGCGACCCACAAGCCGAACGTCTACATCGACCTCTCGGGCTGGTCGCCGAAGTACTTCCCGCCGATCCTGGTGCGCTACATCAACTCGATTCTCCAGGACAAGATGCTGTTCGGCTCGGACTGGCCGGTGATCACGCCGGACCGCTGGCTGTCGGACTTCGCCAAGATCGACATCCGCGACGAGATCCGGCCGAAGGTGCTCAAGGCCAACGCGCGGAAGCTGCTGGGGATCTAA
- a CDS encoding YbaK/EbsC family protein, with translation MSLESVRAFFAEKAPDISVIESPISSATVPLAAEAYGVEPGMIAKTLSLRVGERVILIVAAGTSRMDNKKVKAQFGGKPKMLGLEEVAEITGHEVGGVCPFGLKSPLPVYCDVSLKAFDVVVPAAGSTHSAVRITPERMAELTAAEWIDVCEVRP, from the coding sequence ATGAGCCTGGAATCCGTTCGTGCCTTCTTCGCCGAGAAAGCCCCCGACATCTCCGTCATCGAATCCCCGATCAGTTCGGCAACCGTGCCGCTGGCCGCCGAGGCCTATGGCGTCGAACCCGGAATGATTGCCAAGACGCTGTCCTTGCGCGTCGGCGAACGCGTGATCCTGATCGTGGCCGCCGGCACCTCCCGGATGGACAACAAGAAGGTCAAGGCGCAGTTCGGCGGCAAGCCGAAGATGCTGGGTCTGGAGGAGGTCGCCGAGATCACCGGCCACGAGGTCGGCGGTGTCTGCCCGTTCGGGCTGAAATCGCCGCTGCCGGTCTATTGCGACGTGTCGCTGAAGGCGTTCGACGTCGTGGTGCCGGCCGCGGGCTCGACCCACAGCGCGGTGCGGATCACGCCGGAACGGATGGCTGAGCTCACCGCCGCCGAATGGATCGATGTCTGCGAGGTCAGGCCGTAA
- the glcF gene encoding glycolate oxidase subunit GlcF, whose product MKTEFSLAQLADPDVAEADKILRACVHCGFCTATCPTYVLLGDELDSPRGRIYLIKEMLEKDQAPTAEVVKHIDRCLSCLACMTTCPSGVNYMHLVDQARVRIEQRYQRPLTERLLRQVLAFVLPDPQRFRVSMVLARLARPLAVFLPTPRPSATPGLIQRLKAMLALAPHRLPSPGPAGGSVFAALGKKRGRVALLQGCAQQVLAPRINQAAISLLTRHGIEVVLVRDEQCCGALTHHLGNDQDALARARANVAAWRKEVAGEGLDAILVTTSGCGTVIKDYGYLLREDAAFAADAAKMSALAKDITEYIAGLGLEPTARQDNIVVAYHSACSLQHGQKITTLPKELLSKNGFVVKDVPESHLCCGSAGTYNILQPELAGRLRDRKVANIASVKPDMIAAGNIGCMVQIASGTSVPVVHTIELLDWATGGSRPALNAQV is encoded by the coding sequence ATGAAGACCGAATTCTCACTGGCGCAGCTCGCCGACCCCGATGTCGCGGAAGCCGACAAGATCCTGCGCGCCTGCGTCCATTGCGGCTTCTGCACCGCAACCTGTCCGACCTATGTGCTGCTCGGCGACGAACTCGATAGCCCGCGCGGCCGCATCTATCTGATCAAGGAGATGCTGGAGAAAGACCAGGCGCCGACGGCCGAGGTGGTCAAGCATATCGACCGCTGCCTGTCGTGCCTGGCCTGTATGACGACCTGCCCCTCGGGGGTGAACTACATGCATCTCGTCGACCAGGCCCGGGTCAGGATCGAGCAGCGCTATCAGCGGCCGCTCACCGAGCGGCTGCTGCGCCAGGTGCTGGCCTTCGTGCTGCCGGACCCGCAGCGTTTTCGCGTGAGCATGGTCCTGGCGCGGCTGGCCCGCCCGCTTGCCGTGTTCCTGCCGACGCCTCGTCCCTCGGCCACGCCGGGCCTGATCCAGCGCCTCAAGGCGATGCTCGCGCTGGCCCCACACCGGCTGCCATCGCCGGGCCCCGCCGGCGGCAGCGTGTTCGCGGCGCTGGGCAAGAAGCGCGGCCGGGTCGCGCTGCTGCAGGGCTGCGCCCAGCAGGTGCTGGCGCCGCGCATCAACCAGGCTGCCATCAGTCTTCTCACCCGCCACGGCATCGAGGTTGTCCTGGTCCGGGACGAGCAGTGCTGCGGCGCGCTGACCCATCACCTCGGCAACGACCAGGATGCATTGGCGCGGGCGCGGGCCAATGTCGCGGCCTGGCGGAAGGAAGTGGCCGGCGAGGGGCTCGACGCTATCCTCGTGACCACATCCGGCTGCGGCACGGTGATCAAGGACTATGGCTATTTGCTGCGCGAGGATGCTGCGTTCGCCGCCGACGCGGCGAAGATGTCCGCGCTCGCCAAGGACATCACCGAATACATCGCCGGCCTCGGACTCGAACCGACCGCGCGGCAGGACAACATCGTCGTCGCCTATCACTCAGCATGTTCGTTGCAGCACGGACAGAAAATCACGACCCTTCCGAAAGAATTGCTTTCCAAGAATGGATTCGTGGTGAAAGATGTGCCGGAGAGCCATTTGTGTTGCGGTTCGGCGGGGACCTACAACATTCTCCAGCCCGAGCTTGCGGGCCGGTTGCGCGATCGCAAGGTCGCCAACATCGCGAGCGTCAAGCCGGACATGATTGCCGCGGGCAATATCGGCTGCATGGTGCAGATTGCCAGTGGCACGTCAGTTCCGGTCGTACACACGATTGAGCTTCTCGATTGGGCTACGGGCGGGTCGCGGCCGGCATTGAACGCGCAAGTTTGA
- a CDS encoding tetratricopeptide repeat protein: MALRFLFPRTLCLALVLGTAGLAPALAQQVDPPGKQKKLPEAPAKLPKVDRTKNLDFLFGALKAAPDEASAKHVEARIWAIWLQTPSDTAALLMARAKTAVDAKKIEVAIKLLDSVIKLRPDYIEAWNRRATLYYMQNDYGRSLGDIQQVLVREPRHFGALAGLGMIMQEVGDEKRALEAYRKALAVNPHLEKIPDQVKALTEKVEGRDI; the protein is encoded by the coding sequence ATGGCTTTGAGATTCCTTTTTCCGCGCACCCTGTGTCTGGCACTTGTGCTGGGAACCGCTGGCCTCGCTCCAGCTCTGGCGCAGCAGGTTGATCCACCCGGCAAGCAGAAGAAGCTCCCCGAAGCGCCGGCCAAGCTGCCCAAGGTCGATCGCACCAAGAATCTCGATTTCCTGTTCGGCGCGTTGAAGGCGGCGCCCGACGAGGCCAGCGCCAAGCATGTCGAGGCGCGGATCTGGGCGATCTGGCTCCAGACCCCGAGCGACACCGCGGCGCTGTTGATGGCGCGCGCCAAGACCGCGGTCGACGCCAAGAAGATCGAGGTCGCGATCAAGCTGCTGGATTCGGTCATCAAGCTCAGGCCCGACTATATCGAGGCCTGGAACCGGCGCGCCACGCTCTATTACATGCAGAACGATTATGGCCGTTCGCTCGGGGATATCCAACAAGTGCTGGTCCGGGAGCCGCGCCATTTCGGCGCGCTCGCAGGCCTCGGCATGATTATGCAGGAGGTCGGTGACGAGAAGCGCGCGCTCGAGGCCTATCGCAAGGCGCTCGCCGTCAATCCGCATCTCGAAAAGATCCCCGATCAGGTCAAGGCGCTGACCGAGAAGGTCGAAGGTCGCGACATCTAG
- a CDS encoding FAD-linked oxidase C-terminal domain-containing protein, which produces MAIMMPASDQAVLARRAGIIAALRAIVPGEGVIDTPAEMRAYESDGLTAYRQPPMVVVLPDTTEQVSLILKYCSEQGIKVVPRGSGTSLSGGALPLEDGVLLGLGKFKRIREIDFDNRVVVTEPGVTNLAISQAVAHAGFYYAPDPSSQIACSIGGNVAENSGGVHCLKYGMTTNNVLGCEIVLMSGEILRIGGKGCENAGYDLMGVITGSEGLLGVITEITVRILQKPETARALMVGFAQVEAAGECVARIIGAGIIPGGMEMMDKPAIHAAEAFVHAGYPLDVEALLIIELDGPKIEVDELITRVEAIANGCGSTTCQISTSEAERNLFWAGRKAAFPAVGRISPDYLCMDGTIPRGALPKALARIRELGEKYQLGCANVFHAGDGNLHPLILYDANKPGEIERAEAFGADILRACVEFGGVLTGEHGVGIEKRDLMPEMFSEIDLNQQQRLKCAFDAQGLLNPGKVFPTLHRCAELGRMHVHAGKLAFPDIPRF; this is translated from the coding sequence ATGGCCATCATGATGCCTGCGAGCGACCAGGCGGTGCTTGCACGCCGCGCGGGGATCATTGCTGCGTTGCGCGCAATCGTGCCCGGCGAGGGCGTGATCGATACGCCCGCCGAGATGCGGGCCTATGAATCCGACGGCCTGACCGCCTATCGGCAGCCGCCGATGGTCGTGGTGCTGCCGGATACGACCGAGCAGGTCTCGCTCATCCTGAAATATTGTTCAGAGCAAGGCATCAAAGTGGTGCCGCGCGGCTCCGGCACATCGCTGTCAGGCGGGGCACTGCCGCTCGAAGACGGCGTGCTGCTCGGCCTCGGCAAGTTCAAGCGCATCCGCGAGATCGATTTCGACAACCGCGTCGTCGTCACCGAGCCCGGCGTCACCAATCTGGCGATCAGCCAGGCGGTTGCCCATGCCGGCTTCTACTATGCGCCCGATCCGTCCTCCCAGATTGCCTGCTCGATCGGCGGCAATGTCGCGGAAAATTCCGGCGGCGTGCACTGCCTCAAATACGGCATGACCACCAACAACGTGCTCGGTTGCGAGATCGTGCTGATGAGCGGCGAAATCCTGCGCATTGGCGGCAAGGGATGCGAGAACGCGGGCTACGACCTGATGGGCGTCATCACCGGCTCCGAAGGCCTGCTCGGCGTCATCACCGAGATCACGGTGCGCATCCTGCAGAAGCCGGAGACGGCGCGCGCGCTGATGGTTGGATTCGCGCAAGTCGAGGCCGCCGGCGAATGCGTGGCGCGCATCATCGGCGCCGGCATCATCCCCGGCGGCATGGAGATGATGGACAAGCCCGCGATCCACGCCGCGGAGGCCTTCGTCCACGCCGGCTATCCGCTCGATGTGGAGGCGCTGCTCATCATCGAGCTCGACGGTCCCAAGATCGAGGTCGACGAGCTGATCACGCGCGTCGAGGCAATCGCCAATGGCTGCGGTTCGACCACCTGCCAGATCTCGACCTCGGAGGCTGAGCGCAATCTGTTCTGGGCCGGCCGCAAAGCTGCATTCCCGGCCGTCGGCCGGATCTCGCCCGATTATCTCTGCATGGACGGCACGATTCCCCGCGGCGCGCTGCCGAAGGCGCTGGCGCGCATCCGCGAGCTCGGCGAAAAATACCAGCTCGGCTGCGCCAACGTGTTCCACGCCGGCGATGGCAATCTGCACCCGCTGATCCTCTACGATGCCAACAAGCCCGGCGAGATCGAGCGCGCCGAGGCCTTCGGCGCCGACATCCTGCGCGCCTGCGTCGAGTTCGGCGGCGTGCTCACCGGCGAGCACGGCGTCGGCATCGAGAAGCGCGACCTCATGCCGGAGATGTTCAGCGAAATCGACCTCAACCAGCAGCAGCGTTTGAAGTGCGCCTTCGACGCGCAGGGCCTGCTCAATCCCGGAAAGGTATTTCCGACCTTGCACCGCTGCGCCGAGCTCGGCCGCATGCATGTCCATGCGGGCAAGCTGGCGTTCCCTGACATCCCGCGGTTCTAG
- a CDS encoding HAD family hydrolase, with translation MISNIDDRLLSQTREQFAVQFDVLVTSEQTKSYKPNRAIFDRAVELIGEHPSRIIHIAEGRCEATPVCALGMQSIWVNRSSRSDDGSNAQPDAVVANLTEICEAIS, from the coding sequence GTGATTTCCAATATCGACGATCGATTGCTCTCTCAAACGAGAGAACAATTTGCCGTGCAGTTTGACGTGTTGGTCACCTCGGAGCAGACTAAATCGTACAAGCCCAACCGCGCTATTTTTGACCGAGCCGTCGAGTTGATCGGCGAGCATCCCAGCAGGATCATCCATATAGCCGAGGGGCGCTGCGAAGCGACACCTGTGTGCGCGCTCGGGATGCAAAGCATCTGGGTCAATAGGTCTTCGCGATCAGACGATGGAAGCAACGCCCAACCGGATGCCGTCGTTGCGAATTTGACCGAAATATGTGAAGCGATTTCGTAG